A segment of the Flavobacterium azooxidireducens genome:
ATGGCAACATACAATAAAAGAGGATTTAAATCGCCTAAACCAAAAGAAATTGAAGATATTGAAGAGAATGTAGATGTTGATGCAAAAGACAGTACTACGGCAGAGGTTTTCAATACATTAGACGTTGGAGCTTCTAAAGCAGAAGAATGGGTTGTTAGAAATCAAAAATATATTTTCGGTATAGTAGGTGCTATTGCAGTGGTAACTGTTGGTTTCCTTTTATATCAAAAATTTGTTGTTGAGCCAAAACAGTTGGAAGCTGCGGACGAAATGTTTGTTGCACAACAAAATTTTCAACAAGCAATTGATGCAACAACTGGTCAAGATAGTTTGTTTAATTTAGCTTTAAATGGTGCTGAAGGAAAATTCGGTTTCATTAAAATTGCCGAAGAATATTCAGGAACTGATGCCGGAAATTTAGCAAACTACTATGCCGGAATTGCTTATTTGAACACTGGAAAAAATACAGAAGCGATTGCCCATTTAGATAAATTTTCTTCTGACGATATGATTTTAAGTACTTTAGCACAAGGAGCTATTGGTGATGCTTTTGCTCAAAAAAATCAGTTAAAAGAAGCATTAGACTATTACAAGAAAGCTGCTGAAATGAATGTAAACGATCTAACGACACCACGATTTTTGTTAAAAGCTGGTCAAACGGCTTATACTTTGGGACAAAAAGCGGATGCGTTGAAATATTTTACAGAAATCAAAGAAAAATATGAATCGGCTCCAGAGGCGAGAAACATAGATGGTTTAATCGGAATGGCTCAATAAATATGGCAACCGAAAATAAAAATTTATCACAATACGATAAAAACACACTCCCAAACGTAAGTCAACTTTCGTTTGGGATTGTTGTTTCTGAGTGGAATGAAACCATTACCGAAGGACTTTTTCAAGGAGCTTTAGATACCTTGTTAGATTGCAATGTAAACCCTGAAAACATCATTCGCTGGAATGTTCCGGGAAGTTTTGAATTGATTTACGGCTGTAAAAAAATGATGGACAAACATCCAAATTTAGCCGGAATTATTGCAATAGGAAGTGTAATTCAAGGTGAAACCAAACATTTTGATTTTGTATGCGAAGGCGTAACACAAGGCATCAAAGATTTGAATATTTTAGGAAAAATGCCTGTTATATTTTGTGTTCTAACGGATAATAACATGCAACAATCGCTTGACAGAAGTGGTGGCAAGCATGGTAACAAAGGTGTTGAAGCTGCCGTAGCGGCAGTTAAAATGACAGATTACATATAACAAGTATTCAAATTCATAATTTAAAGCCAAAGTCATTCGATTTTGGCTTTTTTAGTTAAAAACTAACAAAACTTTCACACCGTTAAATTTTCTAGTCATTTTAGAATTCATTAACTTTGAATGATAATATTTAAAACATGCTGAAAAGATCATTATTCAAATTGCCCAAAAACAAAAGTTTTAATTACACTCCCCGTTATTACGAAGGAAAGGAGCAGGGCAATATTTATGATTTTGAATCGAAGTTCTATAAAAACCGCGAAACTGTAAATTACAATGATTATCGTTCGCACTGGAATGATGCTCGGAATGAAAGTCGCCACCGCGGAAACAGAGAAATTAATTACCGACTTATAGCCATTGTTTTAGTATTAGTGTTATTATTTTTATTCGTAATCGATTTCGATTTATCCATATTTAGACAAAGATAATGTCGAGTATCATTCAATTACTTCCCGATCACGTAGCCAATCAAATTGCCGCCGGTGAGGTCGTTCAGCGACCCGCTTCTGTGGTGAAAGAATTATTGGAAAATGCCGTAGATGCCAAAGCAAGCGACATTAAACTGATTGTGAAAGATGCCGGAAGATCACTTATTCAAGTGATTGATAACGGTCTGGGCATGAATGTGACCGATGCAAGAATGTGTTTTGAACGACACGCTACTTCAAAAATTCGTCATGCCGAAGATTTGTTTTCTCTTTATACCAAAGGTTTTAGAGGAGAAGCATTGGCTTCCATTGCTGCGATTGCTCATGTGGAACTCAAAACCAAACAAGAACAAGACGAGTTAGGAACGCACATTATCATTGAAGGAAGTAAATTTATTTCGCAAGATCCATCCGTTTTACCAAAAGGGACCTCGTTTGCCGTGAAAAATTTATTTTTCAATATTCCTGCCCGACGAAATTTTCTTAAATCGGACACGGTGGAGCATCGTCATATTGTAGATGAATTTCAACGGGTAGCTTTGGCTCACCCGAATATTCATTTTACGTTTATTCATAATGGTGGCGAATTGTTTAATTTGCCTTCTTCCAATTTAAGACAACGGATTGTCGCCATGTTTTCAGGTAAAACCAATGAAAAATTAGTTCCGATTTCGGAAGAAACAGAGATTGTAAAAGCACAAGGATTTGTTTCTAAGCCCGAGTTTTCTAAAAAAAGCAGAAGCGAACAATTCTTTTTTGTGAATAACCGATTTATCAAAAGTGGTTATTTGCATCATGCGGTTATGGCTGCTTATGAAGGTTTACTGAAAGACGGTATGCAACCTGGCTATTTTATTTATTTGGATGTACCGCCAAATACTATCGATATTAATATTCATCCAACCAAAACGGAAATCAAATTTGATGACGAGCATGCGTTGTATGCCATTTTGCGTTCAACGGTTAAACATAGTTTAGGTCAATTTAATGTGGCTCCGGTATTGGATTTTGAACGTGATCCGAATTTGGACACACCCTATAACTATCAAGAAAAAGATGCTTCCATGCCATTGATTCAGGTGGATGCTAATTTTAATCCGTTTGCAGAAGATAAACCTACTAAAACTTTTTCGGGTTCCGGTTATCGGGAGAGAAAATCTGAAACGGCAAATTGGGAAAGTTTGTATGTTGGATTGAAAAATGACACACAAGAAATTGAGAATATCACGTTTGAACAAGATGCGGTTACAAGTTCGTTATTTAATGACAATGAAATTGAAGAAAACAAAAACCGAACGTATCAAATTCATAAGAAATATATTGTAAGTTCTATTAAATCGGGAATGATGGTGATCGATCAGCAAAGGGCTCATCAACGGATTTTGTATGAACAATATTTAAAAAATATAACGGTGCAACAAGCTTCGAGTCAACATTTGTTGTTTCCAATTGAATTGTATTTTTCGGTGAATGAAATTGAATTAATTAAGGATTTAAAAATGTCTTTGGAAAACACCGGATTTGTTTTTGATTCGATTGAAAACGATAAATTAACCATTTCAGGAATTCCTATTTTGGTTACCGAGAGTGAAGTAGCTATTGTTTTGGAAGAATTGATGAACGATTTACAAAACGGCATTCCGGATAGCAGTTTTAGTTTAAACGACAGCATTGCTAAATCAATGGCCAGAAGTTTGGCCGTGCGAACCGGAACGTATTTAACCGAAAGAGAACAGGAAAACATTGTAAACGGACTTTTTGCTTGCAAAGAACCGGATGTTTCGCCTTTTAATAAACCCACTTTCATCACGATTAGCGTAGATGATTTAGATAAAAAATTTGCGATATGATGCGAATGACCGAAACAGTAAAGCAATTACTCATTATCAATGTTATTTTTTACATTGGTTCAAACACAATTGCTCCTGCAGCCTATGATTATTTGGCCTTGCATTATCCATTAAACGAAGGTTTTAGATGGTGGCAACCCATTACACACATGTTCATGCACGCTCAGATGCCTAATTTGATGCATATTTTCTTTAATATGTTCGGATTAATTATGTTTGGTTCTGCATTGGAACACTTTTGGGGATGGAAAAAATTTCTGTTTTTTTACATTTCCTGTGGGCTTGGTGCTGCATTATTGCACATGGGAATGACTTATTATGAGATTAATACGTTGATGTCACAGTTATCAGATTTGAATTTAACTGAAGCGGATGTAAATTACCTATTGAGTACTAATCATTTTCAACATTTTGATAGTGATGGTAAAATTATATCAGGAAAATTAAATGAAATTCTGGAGCGAGTGAATGCAAGCCAAGATCAGTATAATATAATTGTTCAAGCAGCAAATGAATATCGAACCACTGCTGTTGGTGCTTCTGGAGCATTATATGGCGTTTTGGCTGCTTTTGCGTTCATGTTTCCCAATGCAGAATTGATGATGCTGTTTATCCCTATTCCAATTAAAGCGAAGTATTTTGTTCCGGCTTTGGTAGCCTTCGATTTGTTTATGGGAATACAAGGTGGTTCAATTTTTGGAAGTGGAGGTGGAATTGCTCATTTTGCTCACGTTGGTGGTGCTGTTACCGGATTTTTGATGATGTGGATGTGGAAGAAAAACCAGTTTAATGATAAGCGGTGGGATTAGTTTGAAGATGGAAGATGGAAGATTAAGATGGAGGAAAATTGAATAGGTAAAAGATATAGAAATGAGTATTTTGAACGAAATAAAACAACAATTTAGAATGGGTGGCGTAACTGAAAAGTTAATCTACCTTAATGTGATTTTGTTTGCTGTTCCATGGATTTTAAAAGGAATTTTGTCGCTTTTTGGAATTGGTTTCGGTTTTACAGAATACATTAGTTTGTCTTCCAATCCATCGGATTTGCTATGGAAGCCTTGGTCTGTTTTGACATATGCTTTTTTTCATGCCGATTTTTTTCACATTTTGTTTAATTTAATCGTATTGAATTTTGCCGGACGATTGTTTCTCACATTTTTTACCCAAAAGCAATTGTTGAGTTTATATTTAATGGGAGCCATTTTTTCAGGAGTCATTTTTATCATTAGCTATTTGGTTTTTCCGGCTTTGATAAATAGAAATGCTTTGTTAATTGGAGCTTCGGGAGCAATCATGGCGGTGGTTTTTGCAACTACTACATACGCTCCGCACATGCAAGTTAGATTGTTGTTGATTGGAACAGTGAAACTTTGGTATATTGCCGTATTTTATTTGATTATCGATTTTATAAGTCTATCTTTTAATAATGTTGGCGGACATATTGCTCATTTAGGAGGTGCTTTGTTCGGGTATTTATATAGTTCTCAACTTAAAAATGGTACAGATATCACAAAACCGTTTACTTCTTTTGTAGATGGTTTAGTGAATTTATTTAGAGGAAGAAAATCGGCACCGTTTAAAAAAGTGCATAAGAATGAATCATTTGCAAAGCCAAAACCTGCAGCGAAAGATAAAACACAGCAACAAATTGATGAGATTTTAGATAAAATCAGTAAATCGGGTTATGATAGTTTGACAAAGGAGGAGAAGGAGTTTTTGTTTAAGGCGGGGAAGAGTTAGGAAGGTTTCGGGTTACGGGTTGAAAGTTGTTGGGACTTGTGAAGTAGCACGTATTTTGCCCCCGACCTGCCTACCGTCAGGCAGGTTGTAACGGAAAGCATTTTGCAGGATTGGCGGACATTTTTCTTGCCAAAAAATTGCGACCTTGCCCCGATAGCTATCGGGATCATTTTTGGGCTTAGAAAATGCCGACAAGACAAAAAATCTTGCAGTGAAAAGCGGGATTAGGCACATAATTATTTTTAATTTTTGAATGTTTAATATAACGGAATGAAGAACCTAGGATGGTTTAATAAAGTGATTTTGTTTTTTAATATAGTGCTTACTGTATTAACGTTTGTTGCTTATATTTTGCCTTTTTTGGCTCCTAGACTTTTTCCGATTCTTTCGGTTTTAACGCTTTTTTTACCGTTGATGTTGATTCTCAATTTATTGTTTTTTAGCTATTGGCTCATTCAGTTCAAACGGCAAATGCTGTTGTCGGGGATTGTTTTGTTGTTGGGAATTACTTTTGTAAATAAATTTTATAAGCTTTCTGAAACGAATTTGCCCAAGGAAGAAAATGATTTTGTGGTGATGAGTTATAACGTTCGGCTGTTTAATTTGTATGATTGGATTGAGCGTGATGTGAGTTTGCCGATTTCTACTTTTATTAAGGAACAAACTCCGGATATTTTGTGTATTCAGGAATTTTCGAATCGGAATGAGGTTGATTTTCGAGTGTATAAGCATAAATATGTTTTTATTGAAGGAAAGAATACGAAACTTGGCCAGGCTATTTTTTCTAAGTATCCGATTGTGAATGAAGGTGTTATTCCGTTTCCGAATTCAACGAATAACGCAATTTATGCAGATGTTAAACGAGGAAAAGATACGATTCGGGTCTATAGTATGCATTTGCAGTCGATTAAAATTACGCCCGATGTTCATGAAATTGATGAGAATATTCAAGGTGTTTCGCAAGATCAGTCCAAACGGATGCTTCGCAGAATGAGTACATCGTTTAAATCGCAGCAAAATCAGGCAGAGATTATTAAAAAGCACAAAGCGGATTGTAAATATCCGATTATTATTTGTGGCGATATGAATAATAGTCCGTTTTCGTTTGTTTACCGAAGTATCAAAGGCGATTTGAATGATGCATTTGAAGAAGCCGGTTCCGGTTTTGGCACAACGTATAGTTTTAAATACTATCCAGCTCGAATTGATTATATTTTTACGGATAAAAAATTTGTGGTCAAACAGTTTAGTTCTTTTCCGAATTTTAGGAATTCAGACCACTTTCCGATTGTTACACGATTGGCTTTTGAAACAGAAAAGTAAGTTATAATTGCTGTTTTTTCAGATAATCTAAAGCATATCTCCCTTCGTTAAAAAGTAAATCTAAAACACTTAAATTGTTCAGAAATCCGTGTTTTTCACCAAATACTTGCGTGTAACGTTCGCATTGGGTTTGATCTTTTTTTCCGTTGGCTAAATAACGAAAATCGGATACATCATTCACTTCGTGAAAATACTCAATTGTTTTTTCGGGAGAAATGGAAATTCCTACGCATTGATTGAGTAGTTCAAAAACTTCCAAATTCAAATCCATTAAAAAAGTGTGCTTTTTTTGAAAAATAGGAGCGATGTCGTCTTCAAAATATTCAAAAAAAGGAGAAGTTCTGTAGGCTGCTTCTAGCGATTTGAAATGTTGTTTTTGCCAATTGAAATCCGGTTCAATTTTTACATCTTTACACTTTTGATTGCCTACTTTGCTGTGTTTTATCGGAATGTTGAGCATTTGAATTCCATTCGGACTATAGATGTACATTCTGTTGCGGTTGGTTTGTTTTTGGAAGTTATCTTCCATTTCAAACACAACTTGTTCAGCTTGCACCATTGCAGCATAATGACTGATAGACGGGAAATAGGTAGGATGAACGAGTGCTTTCATTAGTTATAAATCAGCCTTCTTTTTCTTTCTTTTTCTATAGAAATCAAAGCCAAACCATCCGGCTAAAAGAATTACGAAGTAAATAAAATAAGAAACCGGTTCACCGCTTCCACCAACTGTTGTGAACAATCTATTCCAACGGATTTTATCGATTGCTTTACTCCATGGAACATTTTGGTCTAAACTCATCCAAATGAATACGGGTTTTCCAACAATATGATCGGCTGGAACATAACCCCAATAACGGCTGTCTTCCGAGTTGTGGCGGTTGTCTCCCATCATCCAATAATAATCCATTTTAAAAGTGTAGTCTTTGACAACTTTTCCGTTAATACGTATTTCATCACCATTTACTTGCAAATCATTTTTCTCATAATCGGTAATGATCATTTTATAAAAAGGCAATGTTTCTTTATTTAAAGCAACAGTTTTTCCGGCTTGAGGAATGTAGATTGGACCGTAATTGTCGGTGTTCCAGTTTTTTGTATGGGGAAAAACACTGGTTGTTCCATCGGTATCAATTCTTTTTGTAACCGATTTTACGATTGGATTATTTCTTAATCGAGCTGCATTTTCATCGGTTACTGCAAAAAAGGTATATGAATTCTGAGAATTTACGCTAACGCCATCTGTAATTTGAAGATCGTTGTAAACATAATCAGGATTAAATTGCGTTCCGTCTGTAATAACGTCATAGGAATATTGAACTTTCTGACGGTCATGCATTGGAAGCATTTTCCCATTAACATAAACATCTCCGTTTTTAATTTGAAGACTGTCTCCCGGAATTCCTAAACAGCGTTTTACATAATTTGATTTTTTATCAAGTGGTTTATCTACTCTTCTTCCTGATCTATCTCTGAATTTATAAACCGTATCAATCGGCCAATTAAACACCACAATGTCATTTGTTTTAATACTTTCAATTCCCGGAAAACGGAAAGAAGGTAGTTGCGGCCAACTTAAATAGGATTTTGTTCGAACTATCGGAATAGAATCGTGCACCATTGGTAAACCAACTGCTGTAGTTGGAGTTCTTGCACCGTAATGAAATTTACTTACAAAAAGAAAATCACCAACTAACAAAGATTTTTCTAAGGAAGATGTTGGAATAACAAACGGTTGCATCACATACGTATGAACAGTTGTTGCCACAACAATTGCAAAAAGAATCGAACTCACAAAATCTGCTGTAGCATTTTTGGGATGTAATGAACGGTCTTTGATGTGTGTAACGTCTTGTGTATAATTCACATAATAGATGTATAAACCTAAAGTAGCAACACCTAAAATCGTGTCTAATTGCGAATTTTTCCCGAAACTTCTCAAGGTTTCCACCCAAACAACAGGAAACATAATTAGGTTTACAATTGGAATAAAAAGTAAAAAAGCCCACCACCAAGGACGGTTTATAATTTTCATCAAAATGATTGCATTGTAAACAGGAACGGCTGCTTCCCACGATTTTCTACCAGCTTTTTGATATAATTTCCAAGTTCCTAAATAGTGTACAATTTGTATCACCAAGAAGAATATAAACCATTGATATAATGTCATTTTTACTGTTTTTTAATTTCGTTTTTGCTTGTCAACGAAAGTCAAGTTCTTAATTAGTGCTCAAATATAGAAAACGTTACCAATTTAACGTTTATTTATAATGATTTTGCTATGATTTATTTTAAATCTAATACATCTTTCATTGTAAAAACACCTTTTTTACCTACAATCCATTCGGCGGCAATCACGGCACCAAAAGCAAATCCATCGCGGTTGTGAGCGGTGTGTTTGATTTCGATGGTATCTACTTCCGATTGATAAAAAATGGAGTGTGTGCCGGGAACATTGTCTTCTCTTTTTACATCAATAAACAAATCATCTGAATTTGGGTTTTCGATGCTCCAGTTATTTTTGTTTGTATGATTGATGATTGAATTGGCTAATGAAATTGCTGTTCCGCTGGGTTTGTCTAATTTTTGGGTGTGATGAATTTCTTCCATCGAAACATTGTATTGATTGAATTTTGACATCATTTTAGCCAAATAATCATTCAATTCAAAAAATAAATTTACGCCTAAACTAAAATTAGAACCATAAATAAAAGCGGCATTTTTTTCTTTACAAAGGTTCACCATTTTATGATAATCTTCTAACCAACCTGTTGTTCCGGAAACAACCGGAATTCCGTTTTCAAGACAAGTTGAGATATTGTTAACAGCAGAATCAGGCACACTGAAATCAATAGCTACGTCAGTGTTTTCTAAACCTTCAAAGGAATCAGAACTTCCTTTTCGCAATATAATTTCATGGCCGCGTTCTAAGGCAATTCGTTCGATTACCTTTCCCATTTTTCCGTATCCTAAAAGTGCAATTTTCATTAAAATCTGTAATTCAAAGTTAATCCAACGTTGTACTTGTAGTCAATTTCATTTCTGCTAAGATCTGGAGTTAATGATAAATTATCGTTTACATTAAATTGCATGAGATGAGCACCAACATTGGCATCAATTATATTTAAGACATAAAAACCAATCATTACGGCGGTTGAAATGTCTCTATTTCGTTCGAAACCTCTTTGAGCGTTTATTAAAACGGCATCAGAATAAACACCAAAATAACGGTCGTCGGTATAACCTTCTAACCTTCTTTTATAAATGTCTCGGAATTCTTTGTATTTTTTATTACTATCATTATAAAAATAATAACCAATTGCCAAACCACCATAAACAATAGGAACTTTCCAATATTGTTTGTTATAAACTTGTCCTAAACCAGGAATAACTGCCGAATAAAAAGCCGCTTTTGCAGGTGTTAATGGATCGATGGGTTTGTAGGATGTAGAGTCTTTTGTGATTCTTACTTCTTCAAACTGAACTTGTGCAATAGCCGAATTTATTCCAAAAAGGAAAAAAGAAAAAAGTATGATTCGAGAAACAACCACTATCCTTTAATTAAAGCAATAATTCGTTGAAAATCAGCTTCAGATTTAAACGGAATAGTTATTTTTCCTTTTCCGTTGGCATCAATTTTCACGTCAACTTTTGTACCTAAAACTGTTCCGATTTCTTTTTTATCAGATTCTGCAACTACAAATGCCGAAGCAGATTTTGCAGTTTTTCCGGATTTTGGTTTTAAACCTTCCTGATAATTTTTTACCAATGTTTCAGTATCACGAACAGAAAGATTCTGACTGATGATTTTGTGGTAAATGTCTGACTGAGCATCTTCATCTTCAATATTGATTAATGCACGACCGTGTCCCATCGAAATAAAACCATCACGAATTCCGGTTTGAATAATCGGATCTAATTTTAATAATCGAAGGTAATTGGCAATCGTAGAGCGTTTTTTACCCACTTTATCACTCATTTGTTCTTGCGTTAACTGAATTTCATCAATCAAACGTTGATACGAAAGTGCAATTTCAATTGGATCTAAATCATGACGTTGGATATTTTCCACCAAAGCCATCACTAGCGATTCATTGTCGTTGGCAATTCGGATATAAGAAGGAATAACGGTTAATCCGGCTATTTTTGAAGCACGAAGTCTTCGTTCACCGGAAATTAACTGATACTTATTAAAATCTAATTTTCTAACAGTAATCGGCTGAATTACACCCAATTCTTTGATAGATGTTGCCAATTCCTGAAGTGTTTCTTCATTAAAATTGCTTCTGGGCTGAAACGGATTTATTTCGATTGCCTCAATTTCAAGCTCAATAATATTCCCAACCACTTTATCGGCATTTTTATCATTTACCGATTTGATGTCGTTTTCCGGGTCTTTCAATAAAGCCGATAATCCTCTTCCTAATGCTTGTTTTTTAGTGGCTTGTGTCATAAAATCCTAGCTATTTTTTTTGATAATTTCTTCTGCTAAACTCAAGTAATTGTTGGCTCCTTTGCTGGTTGCATCAAAATTAATGATGCTTTCGCCAAAACTTGGAGCTTCACTTAATTTCACATTTCGTTGAATAATGGTTTTAAAAACCATATCGTTAAAATGCTTTTGTACTTCTTCCACCACTTGGTTCGATAAACGCAAACGGGAATCATACATCGTTAACAATAATCCTTCAATATCCAAATCGGGATTATGCAATTTTTGAACACTTTTGATGGTGTTTAATAATTTTCCTAAACCTTCCAACGCAAAATATTCGCATTGAATCGGAATCACTACACTGTCGGCTGCGGTTAAGGCATTCAACGTTAATAATCCCAAAGAAGGAGCACAGTCAATCAAAATATAATCATATTGATCTTTGATGGATGCCAATGCTTCTTTGAGCATATATTCACGATTTTCTTTATCGACCAATTCTATTTCAATGGCAACCAAATCAATGTGAGCAGGGATAACATCTACGTTGGGAGCAGAACATTTCATCACCGCTTCTTGTGGCGTGTTGCTGTGCTCTAAAACTTGGTAAGATCCAATCGCAACACCATCTACATCAATGCCTAATCCCGAACTGGCATTTGCCTGAGGATCAGCATCAATTAGTAATACTTTTTTTTCTAAAACACCTAGTGAGGCCGCTAAATTAACGGTTGTTGTTGTTTTTCCAACGCCTCCTTTTTGATTCGCAATTGCAATAATTTTGCCCATTGATTCGATTAAATTTGAGCCGTAAAATTACGATTATTTATGGGTTTTTCAACGTCAAGTTGTTAACAAATGTTAATTGTTTTGTGTACAATTAATTAGCTAAAAATCGGTGGATTTTATTTGCTCTTTTTCGATTTAATCATTGCTTCAAGCATATCCCACATATGTTCAGGAATTTGTTCTAACAAATTAAATTGACCTGCTCCTTTGAGCCATTCGCCACCATCAATGGTAATCACTTCGCCATTTACATAAGCAGAAAAATCAGAAACTAAATAAGCCGCCAAATTGGCTAATTCCTGATGATCACCCACACGATTTAACGGTACTTTTTTAGCCATATCAAATTTTTCCGCTAAATCTCCCGGAAGTAATCGATCCCAAGCTCCTTTGGTTGGAAATGGTCCCGGAGCAATCGCATTACTTCGGATTCCGTATTTTGCCCATTCAACAGCCAAACTTCTTGTCATCGCTAAAACGCCAGCTTTGGCTGTGGCACTAGGAACTACATAAGCAGAACCCGTCCAAGCATACGTTGTCACAATATTTAAAATCACTGAACTTTCTTGTTTGGTGTCGATCCAATGTTTTCCAAAAGCTAATGTGCAGTTTTTGGAACCTTTTAAAACAATATCGATGATGGTATCAAACGCATTCGCGGATAATCGTTCGGTGGGAGAAATGAAATTTCCAGCCGCATTGTTTAGTAAAACATCCACTTTTCCGAATTTTTTCAAAACTTCCTCAAGCATCGCTTCCACTTGTTCATAAAAACGAACATCGCATTGCAACGGCAAACACGTTCCGCCGGTTTCCTTTTCTAATTCGGCTGCGGTGGTTTTTAATTTATCTAAATCTCTGGAAGTAATGGCAACTTTTGAACCTAATTCTAAAAAGTATTTGGTCATCGCTTTTCCGAGACCGCTACCGCCTCCGGTTACTACAATTACTTTGCCTTCTAAGGCGTTATCACGTAGCATTTTTGCTGAAAAATTCATATAAAATATAGTTTTTGGTAAAGATATTAATTCAGTTAAAGTATGAAATATTTTTAGCATTTAGCTAACAAAATTATTTTATTATTAAAAGTCGTTCCGCAGCTTTCATCAACATTTCATCATCTTTAGCAAAACAAAACCGTATGCGTTTTAAGTCGGTTTGATTGCCATAAAATACCGAGAGAGGGATGGTGGCCACACCAAATTCGGTGACTAATCGTTTGGTGAAATCGATATCATTTTCATCGGAAATGTTTTGAAATGATGCAGTTTGAAAATACGTTCCTTCACAAGGCAACAATTCAAAAGCGGTTTCTTTTAAAAGGTTTTGAAAGAAATCTCTTTTTTGATGATAGAGTTTTGAAACTTCTTCAATGTGAAAAACGTTTAAGTATTCATTAATCGAAGCTTGAGCCAAACTATTCACACTAAAAACCAA
Coding sequences within it:
- the lepB gene encoding signal peptidase I, whose protein sequence is MTLYQWFIFFLVIQIVHYLGTWKLYQKAGRKSWEAAVPVYNAIILMKIINRPWWWAFLLFIPIVNLIMFPVVWVETLRSFGKNSQLDTILGVATLGLYIYYVNYTQDVTHIKDRSLHPKNATADFVSSILFAIVVATTVHTYVMQPFVIPTSSLEKSLLVGDFLFVSKFHYGARTPTTAVGLPMVHDSIPIVRTKSYLSWPQLPSFRFPGIESIKTNDIVVFNWPIDTVYKFRDRSGRRVDKPLDKKSNYVKRCLGIPGDSLQIKNGDVYVNGKMLPMHDRQKVQYSYDVITDGTQFNPDYVYNDLQITDGVSVNSQNSYTFFAVTDENAARLRNNPIVKSVTKRIDTDGTTSVFPHTKNWNTDNYGPIYIPQAGKTVALNKETLPFYKMIITDYEKNDLQVNGDEIRINGKVVKDYTFKMDYYWMMGDNRHNSEDSRYWGYVPADHIVGKPVFIWMSLDQNVPWSKAIDKIRWNRLFTTVGGSGEPVSYFIYFVILLAGWFGFDFYRKRKKKKADL
- the dapB gene encoding 4-hydroxy-tetrahydrodipicolinate reductase; translation: MKIALLGYGKMGKVIERIALERGHEIILRKGSSDSFEGLENTDVAIDFSVPDSAVNNISTCLENGIPVVSGTTGWLEDYHKMVNLCKEKNAAFIYGSNFSLGVNLFFELNDYLAKMMSKFNQYNVSMEEIHHTQKLDKPSGTAISLANSIINHTNKNNWSIENPNSDDLFIDVKREDNVPGTHSIFYQSEVDTIEIKHTAHNRDGFAFGAVIAAEWIVGKKGVFTMKDVLDLK
- a CDS encoding DUF5683 domain-containing protein, which gives rise to MVVSRIILFSFFLFGINSAIAQVQFEEVRITKDSTSYKPIDPLTPAKAAFYSAVIPGLGQVYNKQYWKVPIVYGGLAIGYYFYNDSNKKYKEFRDIYKRRLEGYTDDRYFGVYSDAVLINAQRGFERNRDISTAVMIGFYVLNIIDANVGAHLMQFNVNDNLSLTPDLSRNEIDYKYNVGLTLNYRF
- a CDS encoding ParB/RepB/Spo0J family partition protein; amino-acid sequence: MTQATKKQALGRGLSALLKDPENDIKSVNDKNADKVVGNIIELEIEAIEINPFQPRSNFNEETLQELATSIKELGVIQPITVRKLDFNKYQLISGERRLRASKIAGLTVIPSYIRIANDNESLVMALVENIQRHDLDPIEIALSYQRLIDEIQLTQEQMSDKVGKKRSTIANYLRLLKLDPIIQTGIRDGFISMGHGRALINIEDEDAQSDIYHKIISQNLSVRDTETLVKNYQEGLKPKSGKTAKSASAFVVAESDKKEIGTVLGTKVDVKIDANGKGKITIPFKSEADFQRIIALIKG
- a CDS encoding ParA family protein, whose amino-acid sequence is MGKIIAIANQKGGVGKTTTTVNLAASLGVLEKKVLLIDADPQANASSGLGIDVDGVAIGSYQVLEHSNTPQEAVMKCSAPNVDVIPAHIDLVAIEIELVDKENREYMLKEALASIKDQYDYILIDCAPSLGLLTLNALTAADSVVIPIQCEYFALEGLGKLLNTIKSVQKLHNPDLDIEGLLLTMYDSRLRLSNQVVEEVQKHFNDMVFKTIIQRNVKLSEAPSFGESIINFDATSKGANNYLSLAEEIIKKNS
- a CDS encoding SDR family oxidoreductase; this encodes MNFSAKMLRDNALEGKVIVVTGGGSGLGKAMTKYFLELGSKVAITSRDLDKLKTTAAELEKETGGTCLPLQCDVRFYEQVEAMLEEVLKKFGKVDVLLNNAAGNFISPTERLSANAFDTIIDIVLKGSKNCTLAFGKHWIDTKQESSVILNIVTTYAWTGSAYVVPSATAKAGVLAMTRSLAVEWAKYGIRSNAIAPGPFPTKGAWDRLLPGDLAEKFDMAKKVPLNRVGDHQELANLAAYLVSDFSAYVNGEVITIDGGEWLKGAGQFNLLEQIPEHMWDMLEAMIKSKKSK